caattagaattttttattatttaattaatattatattattctaagTGTTTGATAGTTTCCAAAAAAAACTATCGTATGATgctatataatatattaaacataaattttaagtGTTTGATATAGAATATAGTTGGTGATCATACAAGCCTAAAACTAACTACAATTTTCATGGCAGATTAATTTTTCAGTTGTTCAATGGAGGTGGCAAGCATGTGATGCATGTGAACCAGTTGGTGTTGGAGCTAGATTTTGGTGGGCGTTGAGATTGAGGTCGCAGCCGCTCCTTACTCTGACGACGATGAAAGTGTACTAGCTCACTTGAATGTGACTGTGGCTGCTGGAACCGCCATGTAAATGGCCTCTTCTCCACCTCCTCCTTCAATATCTCCCCCTTTAAAGACTTGTCTCTTCCCTCCTCCATCCCCTCCGAACGTGTATCGGCAGGGCTTACTTTTTGCAGATTATTATTAACTTCATCAAGTGAAAGGATTCTCTCCAATGTGACccttttttggggggggggggggggggggggggggggggggggggggggtgggtgGGTGGTGTGGAGGGGTGTGTGGGGAGCCAGGCTGAACTTTATTTGACTCATCAGCCATGCAGATTTTCCAGGCTGATCCTCTACCTTTGTCAATTCTTCAGATTTACACAACATTAACACATTCTCTTTTGAGCTCCAGTTTCCAAGGTTCATGCTGAATAATGATTAATTTGAAGCAATACTCCAGTCCATAGGTGTCAGGTCGAGTAGAAAAAATGGAAGGTGGGATCCTTCTGGGGTCATAGCCTGAGGATTATGGATATGTAACAGATTCCGGGGATGATAGCAGCGGAGATTGAATCCCTAATCCTGACAATGAAAACTGCCCTTCTGAATCAGTTGAGtcttgtttaagtttttcatgaTGATCAACAACATCCAtatctaaaacaaaatgttCCTGTGAAGATTGCCCTGTATGACAATGCTGCTTTATTAGTGGCTTGCTTTTTCCATTTCGATTCTCCATATCAATAGATTCAATGATGCAACCCGTGAAACTCTAAATCATTCTGAAGCTTGAACCaattgatgatgaaaaattgTGGGGAAGCATGGAAGCTAAGAAGACTAGAGAAGAAACAAGTTCTTGGTCAATTGTTGGCACAATGACAAGAAAGAATGAGGGAAAAATTTTGGGTTATATTTTGTGTAACCAAGTAACAGACTCTGGTAATGACAGAGAAGGCTCAGGCTTTAGAGAGCCATTTAAATTACAACCAACGCAAGAGCAGAAACCTGTAAAAGTTGGTTGCATAAAAAGCTTGTTTTGCTTCATAATTGGTGGAGAATTAATCAGTTTTAAGGAACCAATAACATAGAATTTAGGGACATAACTAAAGTTAAGTTaagattttccttttccttcatAGACCAACCATTTGATTGTAAGTTCATAGGTTGAAAACTGGTCTTTCACAATTGGGAATTGGTTGTGTATCTCCACAATATTCATGCACTTATAATAAGATTGGATTTGAGCTAAATAGAGAGTTTGAATATAGGTTTATTCAAGTTCAAATCTTAAATTATCagtttcaatttgagtttaaatccGTCTAAACTAATTAAAGATGTCATAAAAGTTATTagtgaaataaatattattaccAACGTTATAAACAATATTGTCAGATGAATTACAAAACTAAAACTTGAACTTCAATTTGGCTTGACGCGGACCGAAAACCAAATCTTCTTATAATTCATCAAGCCCACTTGGTTTTAGACCTGATTAGACTGAATTTTGCGTTTGCTTGGTAAGTCAACAACCCAATTGACTCTCTAACCAAAGTTTATGTTGTCCTGGAAGAAGACGACAAAGTTGCTCAAATCAGAGGATTTAAAAAGGGATGCTGGTATTCATGTGAATATGTTGAAACTTGAAGGCAAGATATATAACACAATAGATGTTTAAAGATTATCATGTTATCCTCAAAACGAGAGTGGAAACTTATGCTGGCAACTGCCTCAACTTAGACTTACTTCAAATTCAGAGAAATGCTGAGTTTTGCAGGCAAAATGGTTTCAATGGAGACAGCCTTCAGTTCCCAACTAGTAATCAGCAGAGTTCATAGTTTCAACTGTAAGTTTCAGAACTCATAGGctttttcatatgtttttagAAGAAGATAGTGAAGCAACAATCAAGTGTTTATCATATCAGCTCTTTTGGGTTTGTTTTGGTTTGGTGGAATATTTTACTTTACTGTAATGATTCCACAAACAAGATTTATGAAATTGTGAATTTGCAGAACCATAACTGCATTGACtgtaaattgaattaaaatctgtttaatttttttaggttttgatGAGGCCTTTTCATGTCTATTAACCACTTACAATGCATTCCAGAATGATACACTCTGAATTGAGTTGATTTTTGTGATATCTTGAATATGGATAGAGTTAATTGACTGATATAATCTCTCAGCATAATGTTAACAGCCGGACCGTTTGAACCACGGCCCAAATGTTCAATTCCCAATAAATCTAGTATGATAACTAAAATGGATTTTAGTCATGAATCGGACCAGACTTGTCACCAGTTTCTGGTAGTACTAATTGGTCGGGTTCGGGTTTTATAGCAATGATAGTCATTTATTTGCAGGtaaaaatgaatcaaaacaGCATACTTTCACACCATTTGTTCAAGCATGTTCTCTAGGGGTAGCTGAGAATCTGAATTCTTCATTGAATTCCAAACTGCCCAAGATGGGGAGCCCGCGAAACAATGAAGTAAAGGTAACTAACATTTTCTGGCTCATTTTACGTCTTATTCTgtgaaaatagtcatttttgggcACCTGAGTTCaagtcaaatataaattttttacttctgTTCTCCTAGTCTTTGTGTTATATTGAGCAGTATCCATAAATCAAGTAAAATTTGAGAGGTTTCCATCTTactcaaattatcatttttatgtcatcttcaatattttgattagtttttttttctggtgTCAGATTTTTGCAACAAGAAGGAGGGGGATGGCATATTCACGGACTGAAACTTATGTGCTGCTTGAGCCTGGCCAAGACGAGAAGTTTGTATCAGAGGATGAGCTGAAAGCGAAACTGAAAGATCTGTTAGAAAACTGGCCAGGAAAGGCCTTGCCTCGCGACCTTGCAAGGTTTCCTTCCATTGATGAGGCTGTTTCTTTCCTAGTAAGTTCTGTCTGTGAACTTGAACTTGATGGAGATATTGGTTCAATCCAATGGTATGAAGTTCGATTAGAGTAACAAATCacactcacacacacacacaaaaagaaaaattagccCATGAAATGCATGTGGTAATGCTAGCCTTTGCATACTGTTAATGAAAGCATGTTGGAATACCAATTGAACATGTATCTCTTTCCATGATCACCTAATCTATTGTTCCCAGAATAATCAGAAAAAAATTGGTATAATTTCTTCTAAACTGCGGCACCAAGAAAAAAGGCTAATGGTTAAGTATCTCACATTAGTTAGAAATTAGAGTTGGTAAGTGCAGGAGAAACCTCGCCACCTCTTGAGCCAACTTTTGGGGTATGAGTTTTATGGTCCCTAAACTATACTCCTGGGTTGCCGCATGAATTCAGAAGTTTGTGATATGAATTATATTTATCCATCCAGGCTTAACATACCAGGTTTTTCTATATCACAGAACCATAGTAAACCCATTTAACTAGGGCCAATTGATATCTCAGCTTGCCTAAATTTGCGTTGGTCATTTTGGCATTGTGGACCAGTTTGTTCAACCTAGGAAACTAGTACAACCcatcaaatataaattgatgTGACAATATATGAATGGATTTTGATGTCAATCTATCTTAAGTCAGAAATCAATTATTTAACCATTAGTACTCGGTGAAAgaagttttccttttttataacAGAAGTACTGATTCAAATTGCAAAAAAGCTGAGGAAAAATCACATTAACACATCCAGTGAAATGTAAACAATAGACTCTTCATAACCCATAAACCTTCTTCCTGTTTTACAAACAATCCACCACCATTtgacagcagataaattcatcAGGTTCAAGAATCCATCTGATCATTCAACTCTCTTATCCACTACGGTCAATTTTGAAACAAACCCACTTCTTGAACAAGCAATTCCTGAATCTGAAATCCCAACCAAATGAAATAcatgtaaattaatttcaagTACCCAAAACAAGAtgaaaagattatataaattaatacctTGGGCTGACTTATGCTAGGCGGCAAAAGTACAGCTCCCTTTCTGTTTCTGGCAAGCAATCCTTTTGATACTGGTGACATCATTGAATCAGTAGGGCTTCTATACCTAT
The genomic region above belongs to Mangifera indica cultivar Alphonso chromosome 15, CATAS_Mindica_2.1, whole genome shotgun sequence and contains:
- the LOC123197660 gene encoding protein CHLORORESPIRATORY REDUCTION 7, chloroplastic — protein: MLSFAGKMVSMETAFSSQLVISRVHSFNCKNESKQHTFTPFVQACSLGVAENLNSSLNSKLPKMGSPRNNEVKIFATRRRGMAYSRTETYVLLEPGQDEKFVSEDELKAKLKDLLENWPGKALPRDLARFPSIDEAVSFLVSSVCELELDGDIGSIQWYEVRLE